Proteins encoded by one window of Yamadazyma tenuis chromosome 2, complete sequence:
- the CDC10 gene encoding cell division control protein (COG:D,T,Z; EggNog:ENOG503NUHB), which yields MAEETLLQPHKYVGFDTITTQIENRLLKRGFQFNIMMVGRSGLGKSTLVNSLFSSNLATSNGRLQAEEPIEKTVEVKVTSHKLVENNVKLNVNVIDTPGFADQINNEKCWEPLVKYIKEQHSQYLRKELTAQRERYIIDTRVHCVLYFIPPHHSKLKPLDVQAIKKLSEIANVIPIIAKSDSLTLDERSALKKSLQQDFAKYNFNLYPYDNEDLFDDERQLNEDIKSLIPFAVVGSNNEIIVNGESFKGRKTKWGTINIEDVSQCEFVFLRDFLTRTHLQDLIETSSLIHYENFRSKQLIALKENANTNRQSNINQIDSKNGAVSQKA from the coding sequence ATGGCAGAAGAAACCTTGTTACAACCCCATAAGTATGTGGGATTCGataccatcaccacccAGATAGAGAACAGACTCTTAAAGAGAGGGTTCCAATTCAATATCATGATGGTTGGTAGAAGTGGATTGGGTAAGTCTACGTTGGTGAACAGCTTGTTCTCGTCTAACTTGGCCACTTCAAATGGAAGACTTCAGGCCGAAGAACCCATTGAGAAGACTGTGGAGGTCAAAGTCACTTCCCACAAGTTGGTAGAGAATAACGTAAAGTTGAATGTTAACGTTATTGATACTCCCGGGTTTGCAGATCAAATTAATAACGAAAAATGCTGGGAACCTTTGGTCAAATACATCAAGGAGCAACACTCTCAGTATTTGAGAAAGGAATTGACTGCCCAGAGAGAAAGATACATTATTGACACCAGAGTTCATTGTGTGTTATACTTTATTCCTCCCCACCACAGCAAATTGAAGCCTTTGGATGTCCaagccatcaagaagttacTGGAAATTGCTAATGTTATACCAATCATCGCCAAGTCTGACTCGTTGACCTTGGATGAGAGATCtgccttgaagaagtccTTGCAACAGGACTTTGCCAagtacaacttcaacttgtacCCATATGATAACGAAGATTTATTTGACGACGAAAGACAATTGAATGAGGAtatcaaatctttgattcCTTTTGCGGTTGTTGGTTCAAATAATGAAATCATTGTCAATGGTGAGTCTTTTAAGGGAAGAAAGACCAAATGGGGAACCATCaatattgaagatgtgAGCCAGTGtgagtttgtgtttttgaGAGATTTCCTCACCAGAACTCATTTACAAGATTTGATTGAAACGAGCAGTTTGATCCATTATGAGAACTTCAGATCCAAGCAGTTGATTGCCTTGAAGGAAAATGCCAACACTAACAGACAATCGAATATCAACCAGATCGATTCAAAAAATGGTGCTGTTAGTCAAAAGGCTTAG
- a CDS encoding mitochondrial 54S ribosomal protein bL32m (EggNog:ENOG503P7F9; COG:J): MNSIRLFQTTGVGRNNMLSSIFTSIVKPSFSVGSLHNGGAFGFLYPRLHQAPKFTITLPEFIGEWILKAVPKKKPSYRRTRQKLYAPGNKKIQPLNNIVRCPACGSVKRSHFMCMNCFMEIKQFLKTLKPKSSEPVQADLDEIDTNILYPQKRLSAYGRRMKKRDWIPQREKPLMFDSQQVKHRK; encoded by the coding sequence ATGAACAGTATAAGACTTTTTCAAACGACGGGAGTCGGGAGAAACAACATGCTTTCCAGTATATTTACTAGCATAGTTAAACCTTCGTTCAGCGTGGGATCTTTGCATAACGGTGGTGCTTTTGGTTTCTTGTACCCTCGCTTGCATCAGGCTCCAAAGTTCACCATCACTTTACCAGAATTCATTGGTGAATGGATATTGAAGGCTGTGCCTAAGAAGAAACCCTCATATAGAAGAACCAGACAAAAGTTATATGCTCCCGGTAATAAGAAGATCCAGCCGTTAAACAATATTGTTAGATGTCCAGCTTGTGGATCAGTCAAAAGATCTCATTTCATGTGTATGAACTGTTTCATGGAAATCAAACAGTTTTTAAAGACCTTAAAACCAAAGAGTTCCGAACCAGTGCAAGCagatcttgatgaaattgacaCAAATATCTTGTACCCCCAGAAAAGGTTATCTGCTTATGGGagaaggatgaagaagagagatTGGATTCCTCAGAGAGAGAAGCCGTTGATGTTCGATTCAcaacaagtcaaacacAGAAAATGA
- a CDS encoding uncharacterized protein (BUSCO:EOG09264ZXA; COG:B,T; EggNog:ENOG503NU1P) has product MSKHPFGVKPQGNALLEDPRMTYALRKQSLGDLSVLSDDCLMYLLDFIDDIESLKQLMATSKYLFVFTNDEDLWKKRYTSQNKKEQLKWRGSWKRSVLGWNNDIIVNVDLNSEVIYRPFQVANIVYESLFHNLVEAEMNNKKLSINEEGRIPRFAKISQKQFDDIETPFILTDHKWPQWTLEELNSKYGSIKFQQEAVKWPLSTFIEYLQSNKDENPLYLFDCRSEAMTELRKQYQAEIPQVFQEDYFKLLGNHRPDHSWLIVGSKRSGSTFHKDPNNTSAWNACITGKKLWVMLPPHITPPGVSVSEDQSEITSPVGIGEWVLSGFYNDAIKIPEALVGITFPGECMYVPSNWWHLVINLDNSIAITENFVPEKDLQNVLTFFQTRPEQISGFKLNDIKGLINILSCKNQRISEFIQLLEDSSIDLFEDCGELENLPQVPIFDIFKQLLMDNGKEAVLSQILERMKPKRPQKRVWSYEKIIYAPETYQYTKGELHENSINKDPFEQFHAWFADAKTSEDIPESTIFSTARLPSGRVSSRVVLLKELDHEGFVVYSNWQTSKKSKDFETNNYASLTFFWKNSQRQVRVEGIMKKVDYEQANRYFQTRPRGSQIGAWSSPQSSVIQGREELEQKVRENTEKFGQGEIECPEFWGGVKIIPVEIEFWQGRNSRLHDRLTFTRDHEAGPWTLRRIAP; this is encoded by the exons ATGTCCAAACATCCTTTCGGAGTCAAACCCCAAGGTAATGCGCTACTTGAAGATCCCAGGATGACGTATGCTTTGAGAAAGCAAAGTCTAGGTGATCTATCTGTGTTATCGGACGATTGTCTTATGTACTtgcttgatttcattgatgatattgaatCGTTGAAACAACTTATGGCCACTTCAAAGTacttgtttgtgtttaCCAATGACGAAGACttatggaagaagagataCACCAGTCAAAATAAGAAGGAACAATTGAAATGGAGAGGAAGTTGGAAGAGGTCGGTGTTGGGATGGAATAACGATATAATAGTCAATGTTGATTTGAATTCAGAGGTGATCTATAGACCTTTCCAAGTGGCAAATATCGTCTACGAAAGTCTCTTCCACAACTTAGTTGAAGCTGAaatgaacaacaagaagttaTCTATCAATGAAGAAGGACGTATCCCAAGGTTTGCCAAAATATCCCAGAAACAATTCGACGATATCGAAACCCCCTTTATCCTCACTGACCACAAATGGCCGCAATGGACACTTGAGGAGctcaactccaagtatgGAAGTATCaaatttcaacaagaagCGGTCAAGTGGCCATTGTCCACATTTATTGAATATTTGCAGTCAAATAAGGATGAGAATCCACTTTACCTTTTTGACTGCCGGAGTGAAGCAATGACAGAACTTCGCAAACAGTACCAAGCTGAAATACCTCAAGTGTTTCAGGAAGACTATTTCAAGCTTTTGGGTAACCACAGACCTGATCACTCGTGGTTGATAGTGGGAAGTAAGAGAAGTGGTTCTACCTTCCACAAAGACCCCAATAACACTAGCGCATGGAATGCCTGTATCACCGGGAAGAAGCTTTGGGTGATGCTTCCACCACACATAACACCTCCGGGTGTATCTGTTAGTGAAGACCAAAGTGAAATTACTTCACCAGTGGGAATTGGTGAGTGGGTGCTTTCTGGATTCTACAACGATGCCATCAAAATCCCCGAAGCTTTGGTGGGAATCACATTTCCAGGAGAGTGTATGTATGTACCATCCAACTGGTGGCACTTGGTGATAAATCTAGACAACTCAATTGCCATTACAGAGAACTTTGTTCCAGAAAAGGATCTTCAGAATGTCTTGAccttctttcaaacaaGACCCGAGCAGATCAGTGGGTTCAAGCTCAATGATATTAAGGGACTCATTAACATTCTTTCGTGCAAGAATCAGAGGATTTCCGAGtttatccaacttctcgAAGACTCTTCCATTGACTTGTTCGAAGACTGtggagaattggaaaacttgCCCCAAGTGCCAATTTTCGACATCTTCAAGCAGTTACTTATGGACAATGGAAAGGAAGCAGTTTTGAGCCAAATTCTCGAGCGAATGAAACCCAAAAGACCCCAGAAAAGAGTCTGGTCGT ACGAAAAGATAATATACGCCCCTGAAACGTATCAGTACACAAAGGGAGAGCTTCATGAAAACTCTATAAACAAGGACCCGTTTGAGCAATTCCATGCTTGGTTTGCCGACGCCAAGACCTCTGAAGACATTCCCGAGTCTACCATCTTTTCCACCGCCAGATTACCCTCAGGAAGAGTTTCTTCTCGggtggtgttgttgaaggagCTCGACCACGAAGGGTTCGTTGTTTACTCCAACTGGCAGACATCCAAGAAGCTGAAggactttgaaaccaacAACTATGCGTCCTTGACGTTTTTCTGGAAGAACAGCCAGAGGCAAGTGAGAGTAGAAGGAATCATGAAGAAAGTCGATTACGAACAAGCAAATCGATATTTTCAGACGCGGCCTCGTGGGTCCCAGATCGGAGCGTGGTCGTCACCACAAAGTTCGGTGATCCAGGGTagagaagagttggaacaGAAGGTTCGGGAGAAtactgaaaaatttggGCAGGGCGAAATCGAGTGTCCTGAGTTCTGGGGAGGTGTGAAGATCATTCCGGTTGAAATTGAATTTTGGCAGGGAAGAAATAGCCGGTTGCACGACAGATTGACGTTCACCAGAGATCACGAAGCCGGTCCGTGGACATTGCGCAGAATTGCACCATAG
- the YCP4_1 gene encoding flavodoxin-like fold protein (COG:S; CAZy:AA6; EggNog:ENOG503NU10) yields the protein MAPKIAIIYYSTWSHVYQSSLEIQKGIKEAGGEADIFQVKETLSDEVLTTLYAAPKADVPEATVDTLKEYDAFVFGIPTRFGNFPAQWKVFWDQTGGLWASGALYGKPFGLFVSTGTPGGGQESTFMNALSSFIHHGMVYVPLGYGEAFPLLTNLDEVHGGSPWGAGTFAGADGSRQPSDLEKKIHQVQGKNFYAVAKKLA from the coding sequence ATGGCCCCAAAAATTGCAATTATTTACTACTCAACTTGGTCTCACGTGTACCAATCCTCCTTGGAAATCCAGAAGGGAATCAAGGAAGCAGGTGGTGAAGCCGACATCTTTCAAGTCAAGGAAACCTTGTCAGACGAAGTTTTGACTACTTTGTACGCAGCTCCAAAGGCCGATGTCCCAGAAGCTACTGTCGACACCTTGAAGGAATACGACGCGTTTGTGTTTGGTATCCCAACCAGATTCGGTAATTTCCCAGCCCAATGGAAGGTTTTCTGGGATCAAACCGGTGGCTTATGGGCTTCTGGTGCTTTGTACGGTAAGCCATTTGGTTTGTTTGTGTCTACAGGAACTCCAGGTGGAGGACAAGAATCCACTTTCATGAATGCTTTGTCTTCATTTATCCACCACGGTATGGTTTACGTGCCATTGGGTTATGGTGAAGCCTTCCCattattgaccaacttggatgagGTCCACGGTGGTTCTCCATGGGGTGCTGGAACTTTTGCTGGAGCTGATGGTTCTAGACAACCAAgtgacttggaaaagaagattcaccaagtccaaggtAAGAACTTCTACGCCGTtgccaagaagttggcttAA
- the YCP4_2 gene encoding flavodoxin-like fold protein (COG:S; CAZy:AA6; EggNog:ENOG503NU10), translated as MAPPKIAIIYYSLYKHVYKNALEIQKGIESAGGSAQVLQIPETLPPNVLQLMHAPEKPSYSEIPEAKVSDLTEYDAFVFGIPTRYGNFPAQWKSFWDQTGSLWAQSKLHGKPFGLFVSTGTPGGGQESTFMNALSSFIHHGMVYVPLGYGEAFPLLTNLDEVHGGSPWGAGTFAGADGSRQPTELEKQIHQIQGKNFYKTLEALKK; from the coding sequence ATGGCTCCTCCTAAAATCGCTATCATCTACTACTCGTTGTACAAACATGTGTACAAGAATGCCTTGGAAATCCAAAAGGGCATTGAATCTGCCGGTGGATCTGCCCAGGTGTTACAAATCCCTGAGACTTTACCACCCAATGTCTTGCAGTTGATGCATGCCCCTGAAAAGCCATCGTATTCTGAAATCCCAGAAGCCAAAGTCAGTGATCTCACTGAGTATGACGCTTTTGTGTTTGGTATTCCAACAAGATACGGTAACTTCCCAGCTCAGTGGAAATCGTTTTGGGACCAAACTGGTAGCTTATGGGCCCAGAGCAAATTACACGGTAAGCCATTTGGTTTATTTGTTTCTACAGGAACTCCAGGTGGAGGACAAGAATCCACTTTCATGAATGCTTTGTCTTCATTTATCCACCACGGTATGGTTTACGTGCCATTGGGTTATGGTGAAGCCTTCCCattattgaccaacttggatgagGTCCACGGTGGTTCCCCATGGGGTGCTGGGACTTTTGCTGGAGCTGATGGCTCCAGACAACCCACcgagttggagaagcaaATTCACCAAATTCAGGGTAAGAACTTCTATAAGACTTTGGAAGcattgaagaaatag
- a CDS encoding uncharacterized protein (EggNog:ENOG503PWZD), with protein MKFAQSTLLAILATSALVSAAPATVNAGESTTLMVRRGDANQILDILSELESLKSKRDVIQDEASLMELERRADDVLSNLIEALASSGLISKVISDLTSNSELKTSIVAIVKSAIQEAVVQGPTLLKGIWNSGLIQDTFSTILDDSDLRSALLAAGKSLFGTAESLLSAYLGKSSGTTTAAATTATTTATSTATAAAKRETEDDDDILSTRDLSSIVSSVISVVENSGLVTTLINKITADPEAFISFLSTALKEGVVLLKDVYSWAKDNGLLADALSWLEGSSSGIVAELGKFLAEALDSGSVSSSEINSASTTATATTATAAAAVTTTAAVTATTTDLSFLSKYATAGATTLYRVKRMAY; from the coding sequence ATGAAATTTGCCCAGTCCACCTTGTTGGCCATCTTGGCTACCTCTGCTCTCGTTAGTGCTGCCCCTGCTACTGTCAATGCTGGTGAATCCACCACTCTTATGGTTAGAAGAGGAGACGCCAACCAGATTTTAGATATCTTGTCTGAGTTAGAGCTGCTCAAAAGTAAGAGAGACGTTATTCAAGATGAAGCTAGTCTCATGGAATTAGAAAGAAGAGCTGATGATGttttatccaacttgattgaagCCTTGGCTTCTTCGGGTCTCATTTCAAAAGTGATCTCAGATTTGACTTCCAACTCTGAACTCAAAACTTCTATTGTTGCTATTGTTAAGTCAGCTATCCAAGAAGctgttgttcaaggtcCAACCTTACTCAAGGGTATTTGGAACTCTGGTTTGATCCAGGACACTTTCAGCACAATTTTAGACGATAGTGACTTGAGAAGCGCTTTGTTGGCCGCTGGTAAATCATTATTCGGTACTGCTGAATCTTTACTTTCTGCTTACCTCGGTAAAAGTTCTGGAACTACTACTGCGGCCGCCACTACTGCCACCACTACTGCCACTTCTACTGccactgctgctgccaaaaGAGAGACcgaagacgatgatgacatTTTGAGCACTAGAGATCTCTCAAGCATCGTTAGTAGTGTGAttctggttgttgaaaactCTGGCCTCGTCACCACCTTGATTAATAAGATCACTGCTGACCCAGAAGCTTTCATTAGTTTCTTGAGTACTGCATTGAAGGAAGGTGTGGTTCTTCTTAAAGATGTCTACAGTTGGGCCAAGGACAATGGTCTTTTGGCCGACGCTCTCCTGTGGTTAGAGGGAAGCAGCAGTGGAATTGTCGCTGAATTGGGTAAATTTTTGGCCGAAGCTCTTGACTCTGGATCTGTGTCATCTTCTGAAATCAACAGTGCATCCACCACCGCTACTGCTACCACCGCtactgctgctgctgccgtTACCACCACTGCGGCTGTGACTGCTACTACCACTGATTTGAGCTTCCTTTCTAAGTACGCCACTGCAGGTGCCACTACCTTGTACAGAGTCAAGAGAATGGCATATTAA